The Nocardioides sp. cx-173 genome segment CACCGCCGCCGGCGTAGCGGACGCCGCGCATCAGGTCGCCGTCGGTGATGCCGGTCGCGACGAAGAAGCAGTCGTCGCCGGTCACCAGGTCGTCGGTGGACAGCACGAAGTCGGGGTCGAGGTTGTGGCCGGCGTCGAGGGCGCGCTGGCGCTCGGCGTCGTCCTGGGGCCACAGCTGGCCCTGGATCACGCCGCCCATGCACTTCATCGCGCAGGCGGTGATGATCGCCTCGGGGGTGCCGCCGACGCCGAGGAGCAGGTCGACGCCGCTGTCGGGGCGGGCGGCCGAGATCGCGCCGGCCACGTCGCCGTCGACGATGAACTTGATCCGCGCGCCGGTGGCGCGGATCTCCTCCGCGAGCCGCTCGTGGCGGGGCCGGTCCAGGAGCACGACGGTCACGTCCTCGGCCTTGCCGCCCTTGGCCTTCGCGACCTGGTGGATGTTCTCCGCGACCGGGTAGCGGATGTCCACGACGTCGGCCGCCTCGGGGCCGGTGGCCAGCTTGTCCATGTAGAAGACCGCCGACGGGTCGTACATCGAGCCACGGGGCGACACCGCGAGCACCGCGACCGCGTTGCTCATGCCCTTGGCGGTGAGCGTCGTGCCGTCGATCGGGTCGACGGCGACGTCGCAGTCCGGCCCGGTGCCGTCGCCGACCTGCTCGCCGTTGTAGAGCATGGGCGCGTTGTCCTTCTCGCCCTCCCCGATCACGACGGTGCCGTTCATCCCGATCGTCGAGATCATCACCCGCATCGCGTTGACGGCCACGCCGTCGGCGCCGTTCTTGTCCCCGCGGCCCACCCAGCGCCCGGCCGCCATGGCCGCCGCCTCGGTGACGCGCACCAGCTCCAGCGCGAGGTTGCGGTCGGGAGACTGGGGGGCGACGTCGAGGGAGGGATCCATGAGCGCATGGTATCGGTGCGATCAGGGTGCGCCGTACGTCTGCACGGCGGTCTCCTTCACCGAGAGCCAGACCTCGCGGCCCGGAAGCAGATCGAGCTCGCCCACGGCGGCGGGCGTGACGTCGGCGAGCAGGTCGGTGTCGGCCGAGACCAGCAGCCGTACGGCGTCGCCGTGCGGCGCCGCGCTGACGACCGCTCCTCGCCACCGGTGCCGCGCGGAACCCTCCGGCCTGAGCAGCGAGACCGTCACCGCGCGCGGGCTGAACGAGCGGAACGTGTCGCCCTCGCGCAGCACGTTGAGCCCGACCAGGCGGGCGACGTGGTCGGTGCGCGGGTGGGCGGCGACCTCGCCCGGCGTGCCGTCCTGCGCCACCCGGCCCTCGTCGAGCACCAGCACGCGGTCGGCGAGGGTGAGGGCGTCGATGGCGTCGTGGGTGACCAGCAGCGCGACGCCGTCGTAGCCGGCGAGGTGGCGGGCCAGCTCCACCCGCAGGGCCGACGCGACACCGACGTCGAGTCCTGCGAACGGCTCGTCGAGCAGGAGCAGCGCCGGGTCGGTCGCGAGCGCGCGGGCGATCGCCACCCGCTGCGCCTGCCCGCCCGACAGCTGCCCCGGCCGGCGTGCCGCCAGGTCCGCGACGCCGAGACGGTCGAGCCAGCCCTGGGCGGTGGCCTCGGCGGCGGCGCGGCGGGCGCCTCGCGAGCGGGGGCCGAAGGCGACGTTCGCGAGCGCGGAGAGGTGGGGGAAGAGCGACTGGTCCTGGAAGACGAAGCCCAGATGGCGCTCGCGGACCAGCCGGGCCGGGTCCGTCCAGCTCTCGCCGGCCACGGTGACCGAGCCGGTCATCTCGACCAGCCCGGCCAGCGCCCGCAGCAGGGTGGTCTTGCCGGCGCCGTTGGGGCCGATCACGGCCACGACCGAGCCGGGCTCCGCGGCGAGCGACGCCTCCAGCCGGCCGGGGACGTGGATCCGCGCCTGCAGGCCGCTCACGGGGTGGTCAGCCATCGGTTGCGCAGGGCCGCCAGGATCGCCACGGAGGCGACCAGCAGGATCATGCTGAGGGTGCGGGCGACCTCGGGGTCGCCCTGGAGGGTCGTGTAGATCAGCGAGGGCATGGTCTGCGTGGTGCCGGGGTAGTTGCCCGCGAAGGTGATCGTGGCCCCGAACTCCCCGAGCGAGCGCGCCCACGCCAGCACCGCTCCGGCCAGGACCCCCGGCATCGCGAGCGGCAGCGTCACCCGGCGGAACGTCGTCCAGCGGGTGGCGCCCAGGGTGGCCGCCACGACGTCGTAGCGCTCGCCGGCGCTGCGCATCGCCCCCTCGACGCTGAGCACGTAGAAGGGCATCGACACGAAGGTGTGCGCGATGACCACCGCCGGGGTCGTGTACGGCAGCGAGACCCCGCCCTCGCGCAGCAGCGGGCCGAGGAGCCCGCCGCGGCCCAGTGCCGTCACGAGCGCCACGCCGGCGACGACCGGCGGCAGCACGAGCGGGACGGTGACCGCCGCACGCAGCAGGGCGCGACCGCGGAAGTCGACCCGGGCCAGCAGCCAGGCCAGCGGGGTGCCGAGGACCAGGCAGGCCACGACCGTCGCGCCGGAGGCGACGGCGGTGAGGCGCAGCGCCTCCCGCACCTCCTGGCTGCGCAGCCGGTCGAGGAACGTGCCCCATGGCGTGTCCAGCACCAGGCTGACCAGGGGCAGCACCAGCAGCGCGGCGGCGAGCGCGGCCGGCACGAGCAGGACCAGGGGAGGCCGCCCGAGGCCACGGCCGGAGGCGTCGGTCACGGCGGACCGAACCCGGCGTCCCGCAGGACCCGCCGCCCGGCGTCGGAGAGCACCAGTGCGACGAAGTCCTGGGCCAGGGCGGGGTCCATGGCCTGCTCGAGCGGGGCGATCGGGTACGCCGTGACCACCTCCTGGGCGCCGGGGATCTCGAAGCGGCGTACCTCCTCGCCGGCCGCGACCGCGTCGGTGGCGTAGACGAGCCCGGCGTCGGCCTCGCCGCTGGTGACCTTGGCGAGCACCGCCTTGACGTCCACCTCGAGGCTGGCGGGCTCGGCTCGCTGGCCGGTGGCCTCGAGCAGGGTGGTCGCGGTCCGGCCACACGGCGCGGTCGCGACGCAGACGACGTAGGTGACCTCGCCGGAGGCGAGATCGGCGTACGACGTGATGCCGGCCGGGTTGTCGGCCGGGGTCACGAGCACCATCGTGTTGGTGGCGAAGACGACCGGGTCGGCCGCGAGGGCGTCGGCCGCGCGGTCCATGGTCGTCGTGTCGGCGGTGGCGATCACGTCGGCCGGCGCGCCGCCCACCGCCTGCTCGGCCAGCGTGGCCGAGGAGTCGAAGGCGAGCCGGACGGTGACGCCGTCGTGCTCGGCCTCGAAGTCCTCGGCGAGCGCGGTGAAGCTCTCGGTCAGCGAGGCGGCGGCCAGGACGGTGATCGTCGTGTCGTCGTTGCCCCCGCAGCCCGCGAGGGGGAGGAGCAGGGCGAGGCAGGCCAGCGTGGGCAGCGGCCTCATCAGGGGCGCTCCACGACCACGTTGGTGGACTTGACCGACGCGACGGCGCGCACGCCGGGGGCGAGACCCAGCTCGTCGGCGGCCTCGGCGCTCATCAGCGAGACGATCCGGTACGGGCCGCAGATCAGGTCGACCTGCGCCATCACCGTGTCCTTCTTGACCCGGACGACGATGCCGGTGAGCCGGTTGCGGGCGCTGACCGCGGCGGCCCGGCCGGGGTCGGGGTCGCGGGAGTCGGCCAGGGACTCCGCCAGGACCGCGAGGTCGGCGCCGTCCACCACGGTGCGGCCGTCGGCGACCGAGGCCTCGACGCGGCCGGCCTCGACCCAGCGCCGCAGCGTGTCGTCGCTGACGCCGAGGATTTCGGCGGCCTCCGCAACTCGGTAGCTGGTCACGTCGAGAGTCTGCCGCACGTGCGGTCAGGTGGCCAGCCACAATGCCGCGACTGCGGCGGCGAGGCTGAGCGGGGTGAGCGCGAGGGAGACCCGGTGGAAGCGGCGCAGGTCGGGGCGCTCGCCGTACCGGCCCAGGTGGCGGGCCCACAGCAGGTTGGCCAGGGAGCCGCTGTAGGTGAGCCCGGCGCCGATGTTGAGGCCGAGCAGCGCGGCGAGCACGGCGGTGTCTCCGAGGGGGGCGAGCAGCGGCACCAGGAGCAGGGTGGCCGAGAGGTTGGTGAGCAGGTTCGCCAGGACGGTGGCGAGCGCCGCGATCAGCGCCAGGGCGCCGAGGGTGGTCGAGCTCGGGAGGGCCCGCGCCACCAGGTCGCCGAGGAAGCCCTCCGAGATCGCGGCCACCACGACGCCCAGCGCCAGGACGAAGCAGGCGAAGCCGGGATGGGCGGCGCGGAGCACCTCGCGTGCGCCCACCAGGCGACGGCGGCGCCCCCAGCCGACGAGCACCAGCGCCGCCACCGACGAGACGGCGTACGGCTCGAGTCCGAGCGGCGAGGTCACCGCGAAGCCGGCGAGCATGAGCGCCACGACCGCGACCGGGAACGGCTCCATCGCGGGCGCGCCCACCTCGCCGCCGTCGGACACGGGCGTCGACAGCTCGCGGCGGAACACGACCCGCAGGGCGACGTACTCCACGACGAGCACCGCCGCGAGCACCGGGGCCATCGTGAGGGCGAAGCCGGCGAAGGTGAGGTCGAGGTGGGGCATGGCCAGCAGGTTGGTGAGGTTGGAGACGGGTAGCAGCAACGAGGCGCTGTTGGCCATCCGCAGGCAGGCGTAGGCGCCCGGCGTCGGCGAGGTGCCGATCGCGACCGCGGCGCCGACCACCACCGGAGTGAGCAGCACGACCGTCGCGTCGAGGCTCAGCACGGCGGTGACGGCGGCGGCCACCAGGAACGCCGCGGTGAACAGCCGGCGCGGGCCGTGGGCACGGTCCGGCCCGGGGCGCAGCAGGCGGCCGAGGGCCGCGAACAGCCCGGCGCGCGCGCAGACGTCGGCGACCACGAGGATCGTGGCGAGGAAGGCGACCACGGGCGCCAGGTGCCGCAGGGCCTCGCCGGCCCGGTCGAGGGGGACCAGGCCGGTGGCCAGCACCGCGCCGGTCGCGACCACGGCGACCAGGGCCTCGACGCGTCCGGAGGGGTGCCGGTAGGCCGTGACCAGCAGCGTCAGCAGCGCCGCGACAGCGACCAGCTCGGCCGACAGCTGGGCGAGGGTCGGCACGCGCGCAATCTACGACACCTGTGAGGATGGGCCTCGTGAGCGACAGCGAGAAGCCGGGCCGGTACCCGCGCTCGGCCAACAGCCTGATCGCCTCGCTCGTCGTCACCCTGCTGGTCGTCGCCGCGTTCGTGGTCTTCCGGGCCGTCACGCGCGACAACCAGGAGATCGAGCCGGAGGCGGTCGACTACCTCGAGACGGTCGAGCAGATCCAGGGATCCGGTGCCCGCGTCGCCTACCCGCGTGAGCTGCCCGAGGGCTGGAAGGCGACCAGCGTGGCGTTCACCCCCGGTGAGCGGGGCGCCTTCGGGCTGTCGATGCTCACCGACGACGGGACGTTCGTCGGGCTCCGTCAGGAGGACGAGGGCGTGGACGACCTGCTGGAGACGTACGTCGACGAGGAGACGGTCGAGGGCGAGACGGTGGACATCGACAGCCAGATCGCCCGGACCTGGGAGAGCTACTCCGACGAGGGCGGCGACCGGGCCTACGCGACCGAGCTCGGCGAGGACACCCTGCTGGTCTTCGGCTCGGCCGACGAGGACGACCTGCGGCTGCTGATCGAGTCGCTGACGACCGAGCCGGTCTCCTAACCCTCGTCCTGCTGGTCGTTCTGTTGGGCCAGCACCGCGTCGAGGCGCTGCCGGGCGCCGTCGAGCCACTCCTGGCAGATCGTCGCGAGCTGCTCGCCGCGCTCCCAGAGGGCCAGCGACTCCTCCAGGGTGGTGCCGCCGGTCTCGAGGCGGCGTACGACGTCGAGCAGCTCCTCGCGGGCTGCCTCGTAGGAGGGGGTGGCGTCGTCGGTCATGCGGGCTCTTCTTCCTGGTGCGGTGCGGGGTCGGGGACGGTCGAGTCGACGGTGGCGGCGATGCGGCCGTCGGCCACCCGGACGCTCACGGCGGCGCCGGCGCCGACCGCGTCGATGGTCGTGACGACGTGGCCGTCGGCGTCCTGGAGGACGGCGTAGCCGCGCTCGAGCGTGGCCAGCGGGGACAGGGCGCGGGCGCGGGCGCGCTGGTGGCCGATGTCGTCGGCGGCGCGGTCCAGGGCATGGCGCAGCGTGCGGCGGCTGCGCTCGAGCAGCGCCGCGAGCTCCGCGCCGCGGTCGTCGATGAGGGTGCGCGGGTCGGCCAGCGACGGTCGCTCGCGCAGGGCGTCGAGGCGGTGCTGCTCGTGCTCGACGCGGGTGCGGACCGCCTGCCGCATCCGCAGCCGGGCCTGCCCGAGGCCGGACAGCTCCTGGTGGACGTCGGGGACGACCAGCTTGGCCGCGTCGGTGGGCGTCGAGGCCCGCACATCGGCGACCAGGTCGAGCAGCGGCGAGTCCGGCTCGTGGCCGATCGCCGAGACGACCGGCGTACGGACCCGCGCGACGGCGCGGATCAGCCCCTCGTCGCTGAACGGGAGCAGGTCCTCCACCGCGCCGCCCCCGCGGGCGATGACGATGACCTCGACGGCCGGGTCGCGGTCGAGCCGCGCCACCGCCTCCATCACCTCGGCCGCCGCGCGGGTGC includes the following:
- the glpX gene encoding class II fructose-bisphosphatase, whose amino-acid sequence is MDPSLDVAPQSPDRNLALELVRVTEAAAMAAGRWVGRGDKNGADGVAVNAMRVMISTIGMNGTVVIGEGEKDNAPMLYNGEQVGDGTGPDCDVAVDPIDGTTLTAKGMSNAVAVLAVSPRGSMYDPSAVFYMDKLATGPEAADVVDIRYPVAENIHQVAKAKGGKAEDVTVVLLDRPRHERLAEEIRATGARIKFIVDGDVAGAISAARPDSGVDLLLGVGGTPEAIITACAMKCMGGVIQGQLWPQDDAERQRALDAGHNLDPDFVLSTDDLVTGDDCFFVATGITDGDLMRGVRYAGGGATTHSLVMRSRSGTIRSITSEHRLQKLRSYSSIDFDH
- a CDS encoding ABC transporter ATP-binding protein — its product is MADHPVSGLQARIHVPGRLEASLAAEPGSVVAVIGPNGAGKTTLLRALAGLVEMTGSVTVAGESWTDPARLVRERHLGFVFQDQSLFPHLSALANVAFGPRSRGARRAAAEATAQGWLDRLGVADLAARRPGQLSGGQAQRVAIARALATDPALLLLDEPFAGLDVGVASALRVELARHLAGYDGVALLVTHDAIDALTLADRVLVLDEGRVAQDGTPGEVAAHPRTDHVARLVGLNVLREGDTFRSFSPRAVTVSLLRPEGSARHRWRGAVVSAAPHGDAVRLLVSADTDLLADVTPAAVGELDLLPGREVWLSVKETAVQTYGAP
- a CDS encoding ABC transporter permease — its product is MTDASGRGLGRPPLVLLVPAALAAALLVLPLVSLVLDTPWGTFLDRLRSQEVREALRLTAVASGATVVACLVLGTPLAWLLARVDFRGRALLRAAVTVPLVLPPVVAGVALVTALGRGGLLGPLLREGGVSLPYTTPAVVIAHTFVSMPFYVLSVEGAMRSAGERYDVVAATLGATRWTTFRRVTLPLAMPGVLAGAVLAWARSLGEFGATITFAGNYPGTTQTMPSLIYTTLQGDPEVARTLSMILLVASVAILAALRNRWLTTP
- the modA gene encoding molybdate ABC transporter substrate-binding protein, with the translated sequence MRPLPTLACLALLLPLAGCGGNDDTTITVLAAASLTESFTALAEDFEAEHDGVTVRLAFDSSATLAEQAVGGAPADVIATADTTTMDRAADALAADPVVFATNTMVLVTPADNPAGITSYADLASGEVTYVVCVATAPCGRTATTLLEATGQRAEPASLEVDVKAVLAKVTSGEADAGLVYATDAVAAGEEVRRFEIPGAQEVVTAYPIAPLEQAMDPALAQDFVALVLSDAGRRVLRDAGFGPP
- a CDS encoding TOBE domain-containing protein; this translates as MTSYRVAEAAEILGVSDDTLRRWVEAGRVEASVADGRTVVDGADLAVLAESLADSRDPDPGRAAAVSARNRLTGIVVRVKKDTVMAQVDLICGPYRIVSLMSAEAADELGLAPGVRAVASVKSTNVVVERP
- a CDS encoding SLC13 family permease, whose translation is MPTLAQLSAELVAVAALLTLLVTAYRHPSGRVEALVAVVATGAVLATGLVPLDRAGEALRHLAPVVAFLATILVVADVCARAGLFAALGRLLRPGPDRAHGPRRLFTAAFLVAAAVTAVLSLDATVVLLTPVVVGAAVAIGTSPTPGAYACLRMANSASLLLPVSNLTNLLAMPHLDLTFAGFALTMAPVLAAVLVVEYVALRVVFRRELSTPVSDGGEVGAPAMEPFPVAVVALMLAGFAVTSPLGLEPYAVSSVAALVLVGWGRRRRLVGAREVLRAAHPGFACFVLALGVVVAAISEGFLGDLVARALPSSTTLGALALIAALATVLANLLTNLSATLLLVPLLAPLGDTAVLAALLGLNIGAGLTYSGSLANLLWARHLGRYGERPDLRRFHRVSLALTPLSLAAAVAALWLAT
- a CDS encoding DUF4245 domain-containing protein is translated as MSDSEKPGRYPRSANSLIASLVVTLLVVAAFVVFRAVTRDNQEIEPEAVDYLETVEQIQGSGARVAYPRELPEGWKATSVAFTPGERGAFGLSMLTDDGTFVGLRQEDEGVDDLLETYVDEETVEGETVDIDSQIARTWESYSDEGGDRAYATELGEDTLLVFGSADEDDLRLLIESLTTEPVS
- a CDS encoding exodeoxyribonuclease VII small subunit, which translates into the protein MTDDATPSYEAAREELLDVVRRLETGGTTLEESLALWERGEQLATICQEWLDGARQRLDAVLAQQNDQQDEG
- the xseA gene encoding exodeoxyribonuclease VII large subunit yields the protein MALETSAQSPAPVRQIANAIAGWIERLGAVWVEGQVAQVSRRPGVGTVFLTLRDSVADVSVPVTCSRQLFDGLNPPLVEGASVVINAKPSYYANRGTLSLYAREIKMVGLGELLARLEQRRQLLAAEGLFAQELKRRLPFLPGKVGLVTAPNSAAERDVLDNARRRWPAVAFEVVHAAMQGTRAAAEVMEAVARLDRDPAVEVIVIARGGGAVEDLLPFSDEGLIRAVARVRTPVVSAIGHEPDSPLLDLVADVRASTPTDAAKLVVPDVHQELSGLGQARLRMRQAVRTRVEHEQHRLDALRERPSLADPRTLIDDRGAELAALLERSRRTLRHALDRAADDIGHQRARARALSPLATLERGYAVLQDADGHVVTTIDAVGAGAAVSVRVADGRIAATVDSTVPDPAPHQEEEPA